In Leclercia pneumoniae, the genomic window CGAATCGTGCGCGCAAAGAGAGCAATCATCCGTAATTTGGCAGCGATCGTAATGGCATAGTACACCTTTAAGGTGGGTGTCTATGTCATTGTCGGTTGTTTACACGCGTGCGGCGTTAGGGGTAAAAGCGCCGCTCATTTCTGTTGAAGTGCATCTGAGTAATGGGCTTCCGGGGCTGACCCTGGTGGGTCTATCGGAAACCACCGTTAAGGAGGCCAGAGACCGGGTACGCAGCGCGATTATCAACAGCGGTTATACCTTTCCGGCAAAGAAAATCACCATCAACCTCGCCCCTGCGGATTTACCTAAAGAGGGAGGGCGATACGATTTACCTATCGCTATTGCGCTTCTCACTGCGTCTGAGCAGCTCTCTGCATCACGTCTGGGTCATTACGAGTTTGTGGGTGAACTGGCCCTTACAGGCGCGTTGAGAGGGGTTCCAGGTGCAATATCCGGTGCAATCGCAGCGCTGAATGCTGGTCGGGAGATCATCGTCGCTACCGATAATGCAGCAGAAGTCAGTCTTATCGAGCAGAAAGGCTGCCTGGTCGCGGGGCATTTACAGGAGGTCTGCGCCTTCCTGGAAGGGAAACATCAGCTGGCCGAGCCCGAGCCGGTCCCCTTTTCCACCGAGCCTGAATCAAATGATATCAATGATATTATTGGCCAGGAGCATGGCAAGCGCGCCCTCGAGATCACCGCGGCTGGCTCGCATAATCTCTTGCTCATTGGTCCTCCGGGTACAGGAAAGACCATGCTTGCCAGTCGGCTGAATGGACTGTTACCGCCGCTGAGTAATCATGAAGCTCTGGAAAGCGCAGCGATTATTAGCCTCGTCAATGCCAGCTCTCTGCATAAACAGTGGCGTAAGCGCCCGTTCCGCGCACCACATCATAGCGCCTCGCTGGCGGCCATGGTGGGAGGTGGTTCTATTCCGGCTCCCGGCGAGATCTCGCTGGCCCATAATGGCATTCTTTTTCTGGATGAGCTGCCAGAGTTTGAGCGACGGGTGCTTGATGCTCTGCGAGAGCCTATTGAGTCAGGGCAGATCAATATCTCCCGCACGCGCGCAAAGATAGCGTA contains:
- a CDS encoding YifB family Mg chelatase-like AAA ATPase codes for the protein MSLSVVYTRAALGVKAPLISVEVHLSNGLPGLTLVGLSETTVKEARDRVRSAIINSGYTFPAKKITINLAPADLPKEGGRYDLPIAIALLTASEQLSASRLGHYEFVGELALTGALRGVPGAISGAIAALNAGREIIVATDNAAEVSLIEQKGCLVAGHLQEVCAFLEGKHQLAEPEPVPFSTEPESNDINDIIGQEHGKRALEITAAGSHNLLLIGPPGTGKTMLASRLNGLLPPLSNHEALESAAIISLVNASSLHKQWRKRPFRAPHHSASLAAMVGGGSIPAPGEISLAHNGILFLDELPEFERRVLDALREPIESGQINISRTRAKIAYPARFQLIAAMNPSPTGHYQGQHNRCTPEQTLRYLSRLSGPFLDRFDLSLEIPLPPPGLLCQMQKTGEDSATVRKRVMAAQGTQMARQNKLNAHLDNAEIRRFCQLEAEDAKWLEETLTRFGLSVRAWQRLLKVARTIADLEKCLNIERRHLQEALGYRAIDRLLQHLQKMLT